A part of Streptomyces sp. NBC_01235 genomic DNA contains:
- a CDS encoding dihydroorotase, producing the protein MSKILIRGAQVLGGEPQDVLIDGPLIEAVGQGLSAEGAEVVEAGGKVLLPGLVDLHTHLREPGREDSETVLTGTRAAASGGYTAVFAMANTFPVADTAGVVEQVYRLGQEHGYCDVQPIGAVTVGLEGKKLAELGAMHESAAGVTVFSDDGKCVDDAVIMRRALEYVKAFGGVVAQHAQEPRLTEGAQMNEGVVSAELGLGGWPAVAEESIIARDVLLAEHVGSRVHICHLSTAGSVEIVRWAKSRGIDVTAEVTPHHLLLTDELVRSYNPVYKVNPPLRTERDVLALREALADGTIDIVATDHAPHPHEDKDCEWAAAAMGMVGLETALSVVQETMVETGLLDWAGVADRMSFTPARIGRATGHGRPVSAGEPANLTLVDTEYRGSVDPAGFASRSRNTPYEGRELPGRVTHTWLRGKATLVDGKLT; encoded by the coding sequence ATGAGCAAGATCCTGATCCGTGGTGCGCAGGTGCTCGGCGGGGAGCCGCAGGACGTTCTGATCGACGGTCCGCTCATCGAGGCGGTGGGCCAGGGACTGTCCGCCGAGGGCGCCGAGGTCGTCGAGGCCGGCGGCAAGGTGCTGCTGCCGGGGCTGGTCGACCTGCACACTCATCTGCGCGAGCCGGGCCGTGAGGACTCCGAGACCGTGCTGACGGGTACGCGAGCGGCGGCCTCCGGCGGCTACACGGCCGTCTTCGCCATGGCCAACACCTTCCCCGTGGCCGACACCGCCGGTGTGGTCGAGCAGGTCTACCGGCTCGGCCAGGAGCACGGCTACTGCGATGTGCAGCCCATCGGCGCGGTCACCGTGGGCCTGGAGGGCAAGAAGCTCGCCGAGCTGGGCGCCATGCACGAGTCGGCCGCAGGCGTCACCGTCTTCTCCGACGACGGCAAGTGCGTCGACGACGCCGTGATCATGCGGCGCGCCCTGGAGTACGTGAAGGCCTTCGGCGGGGTCGTCGCCCAGCACGCCCAGGAGCCCCGGCTGACCGAGGGCGCCCAGATGAACGAGGGCGTCGTCTCCGCCGAGCTGGGGCTCGGGGGCTGGCCCGCGGTGGCCGAGGAGTCGATCATCGCCCGGGACGTCCTGCTCGCCGAGCACGTCGGTTCCCGCGTCCACATCTGCCACCTCTCCACCGCCGGGTCGGTCGAGATCGTCCGCTGGGCCAAGTCCCGCGGCATCGACGTCACCGCCGAGGTCACCCCGCACCACCTGCTCCTCACCGACGAGCTCGTGCGGAGTTACAACCCGGTCTACAAGGTCAACCCGCCGCTGCGCACCGAGCGCGATGTGCTCGCCCTGCGCGAGGCGCTCGCCGACGGCACCATCGACATCGTCGCCACCGACCACGCCCCGCACCCGCACGAGGACAAGGACTGCGAGTGGGCCGCGGCCGCCATGGGCATGGTCGGCCTGGAGACCGCGTTGTCAGTGGTCCAGGAGACGATGGTGGAGACCGGGCTCCTGGACTGGGCCGGGGTCGCCGACCGCATGTCCTTCACACCCGCCCGGATCGGGCGGGCGACGGGGCACGGCCGCCCCGTCTCGGCAGGTGAGCCCGCCAACCTCACGCTCGTCGACACGGAATACCGTGGGTCCGTGGACCCCGCGGGCTTCGCCTCGCGCAGCCGGAACACCCCGTACGAGGGGCGTGAGCTGCCGGGCCGTGTCACGCACACGTGGCTCCGGGGCAAGGCCACGCTCGTCGACGGGAAGCTCACGTGA
- a CDS encoding aspartate carbamoyltransferase catalytic subunit: MLRHLISAADLTRDDAVLILDTAEEMARVADRPIKKLPTLRGRTIVNLFFEDSTRTRISFEAAEKRLSADVINFSAKGSSVSKGESLKDTAQTLEAMGVDAVVIRHGASGAPYRLATSDWIDAVVINAGDGTHQHPTQALLDAFTMRRRLIGRDAGIGHDLSDKRITIVGDILHSRVARSNVDLLHTLGAEVTLVAPPTLVPVGIESWPCEVSYDLDSTLPKSDAVMMLRVQRERMNAAFFPTEREYSRRYGLDGDRMARMPEHAIVMHPGPMVRGMEITAEVADSERCTVVEQVANGVSIRMAVLYLLLGGNEPAVSHARTTEGK, encoded by the coding sequence ATGCTGCGTCATCTCATCTCGGCCGCCGACCTCACCCGCGACGACGCCGTCCTGATCCTCGACACCGCCGAGGAGATGGCCCGGGTCGCCGACCGGCCCATCAAGAAACTGCCGACCCTGCGCGGCCGCACGATCGTCAACCTCTTCTTCGAGGACTCCACGCGCACGCGTATCTCCTTCGAGGCCGCCGAGAAGCGCCTCTCCGCGGACGTCATCAACTTCTCCGCCAAGGGGTCCTCGGTGTCCAAGGGCGAGTCCCTGAAGGACACCGCCCAGACGCTGGAGGCCATGGGCGTGGACGCGGTCGTCATCCGGCACGGCGCCTCCGGGGCGCCGTACCGCCTGGCCACCTCCGACTGGATCGACGCCGTCGTCATCAACGCGGGCGACGGCACCCACCAGCACCCCACCCAGGCACTCCTGGACGCCTTCACCATGCGCCGCAGGCTGATCGGCCGGGACGCCGGGATCGGGCACGACCTCTCCGACAAGCGCATCACGATCGTCGGCGACATCCTGCACAGCCGGGTCGCCCGCTCCAACGTCGACCTGCTGCACACGCTCGGCGCCGAGGTCACCCTGGTCGCCCCGCCCACGCTCGTGCCGGTCGGCATCGAGTCGTGGCCCTGCGAGGTGTCCTACGACCTCGACAGCACACTCCCGAAGTCCGACGCGGTGATGATGCTGCGCGTGCAGCGCGAGCGGATGAACGCCGCGTTCTTCCCCACCGAGCGCGAGTACTCGCGGCGCTACGGCCTCGACGGCGACCGGATGGCGCGGATGCCCGAGCACGCCATCGTGATGCACCCCGGGCCGATGGTCCGCGGCATGGAGATCACCGCCGAGGTCGCCGACTCCGAGCGCTGCACCGTCGTCGAACAGGTCGCCAACGGAGTGTCCATCCGGATGGCCGTCCTCTACCTGCTCCTGGGCGGCAACGAACCCGCCGTCAGCCACGCCCGTACCACCGAGGGGAAGTAA
- the pyrR gene encoding bifunctional pyr operon transcriptional regulator/uracil phosphoribosyltransferase PyrR, with protein sequence MDKQDTQQDPRQADARPVLEGPDIARVLTRIAHEIVERAKGADDVVLLGIPTRGVFLAQRLAAKLEQVTDREIPVGSLDITMYRDDLRMHPPRALARTEIPGDGLDGRLVVLVDDVLFSGRTIRAALDALNDIGRPRAVQLAVLVDRGHRELPIRADYVGKNLPTSLRETVKVLLAEEDGRDTVLLGVNRTAQQ encoded by the coding sequence ATGGACAAGCAGGACACCCAGCAGGATCCCCGACAAGCCGACGCGCGGCCCGTTCTCGAAGGCCCCGACATCGCGCGAGTGCTGACCCGCATCGCCCACGAGATCGTCGAACGCGCCAAGGGCGCCGACGACGTGGTGCTCCTCGGCATCCCGACCCGCGGCGTCTTCCTCGCCCAACGGCTCGCCGCCAAGCTGGAGCAGGTCACCGACCGCGAGATTCCGGTCGGCTCCCTCGACATCACGATGTACCGCGACGACCTGCGCATGCACCCGCCGCGTGCGCTGGCCCGCACCGAGATCCCCGGTGACGGCCTCGACGGCAGACTGGTCGTCCTCGTCGACGACGTGCTCTTCTCGGGCCGCACCATCCGCGCAGCCCTCGACGCCCTGAACGACATCGGGCGCCCGCGCGCGGTGCAGCTCGCGGTCCTCGTCGACCGCGGCCACCGGGAACTGCCCATCCGCGCCGACTACGTCGGCAAGAACCTCCCCACGTCGCTGCGGGAGACGGTCAAGGTCCTGCTCGCCGAGGAGGACGGTCGCGACACCGTGCTGCTCGGTGTGAACCGGACCGCCCAGCAGTAG
- the bldD gene encoding transcriptional regulator BldD, with protein sequence MSSEYAKQLGAKLRAIRTQQGLSLHGVEEKSQGRWKAVVVGSYERGDRAVTVQRLAELADFYGVPVQELLPGTTPGGAAEPPPKLVLDLERLAHVPVEKAGPLQRYAATIQSQRGDYNGKVLSIRQDDLRTLAVIYDQSPSVLTEQLISWGVLDSDARRAVSHEEN encoded by the coding sequence ATGTCCAGCGAATACGCCAAACAGCTCGGGGCCAAGCTCCGGGCGATCCGCACCCAGCAGGGCCTTTCCCTCCACGGTGTCGAGGAGAAGTCCCAGGGACGCTGGAAGGCGGTCGTGGTCGGTTCGTACGAGCGCGGCGACCGCGCCGTGACCGTGCAGCGCCTTGCCGAGCTGGCGGATTTCTACGGCGTCCCCGTGCAGGAGCTGCTGCCGGGCACCACCCCGGGCGGGGCGGCCGAGCCCCCGCCGAAGCTGGTCCTGGACCTGGAGCGACTGGCCCATGTGCCGGTCGAGAAGGCGGGTCCCCTCCAGCGCTACGCCGCCACGATCCAGTCGCAGCGCGGTGACTACAACGGCAAGGTGCTGTCGATCCGCCAGGACGACCTGCGCACTCTCGCCGTCATCTACGACCAGTCGCCCTCGGTCCTGACCGAACAGCTGATCAGCTGGGGCGTCCTGGACTCGGACGCGCGTCGCGCGGTCTCCCACGAGGAGAACTAG